One stretch of Nitrosococcus watsonii C-113 DNA includes these proteins:
- a CDS encoding MBL fold metallo-hydrolase, with amino-acid sequence MKENIISFPGGITAIDTGFVRPKMDASHLVLHQGRAAFIDTGPTPSVSRLMDALVTLKITPQQIDYILLTHIHLDHAGGAGELVRRLPRAQVVVHPRGAPHLIDPQKLIAGTKAVYGDKIFRRLYGEVVPIPADRIITPEDGAWLELGGSRLEFIHTPGHALHHYCIIDRDSRSIFAGDTFGISYRDFDTLAGAFIFPATTPIHFDPDAAHASIERLMGYEPEGIYLTHYSQVTDLQRLAKDLHRDLDAFVALAKDCKGEEDPLEAIKRRLRAYLWTRLDAHGFPQDDRRRDTLLGMDINLNAQGLAVWLDRQGS; translated from the coding sequence GTGAAAGAGAATATTATTTCCTTTCCTGGCGGCATTACCGCCATTGATACGGGTTTTGTGCGTCCTAAAATGGATGCCAGCCATCTCGTTCTTCACCAGGGGCGGGCTGCCTTTATAGATACTGGACCCACGCCTTCCGTATCCCGGCTTATGGACGCGCTGGTAACACTGAAAATCACCCCCCAACAGATAGATTACATATTGCTTACTCATATTCACTTGGACCATGCTGGCGGCGCGGGTGAGTTAGTGCGGCGGCTTCCCCGCGCACAGGTGGTCGTGCATCCACGCGGGGCGCCCCACCTTATCGATCCGCAGAAGCTCATTGCGGGAACAAAAGCCGTATATGGGGACAAAATATTCAGGCGTTTGTATGGAGAGGTGGTTCCCATACCGGCAGATCGCATTATTACCCCGGAGGATGGAGCGTGGCTAGAATTGGGTGGAAGCCGTTTGGAATTTATCCATACCCCGGGGCATGCCTTGCACCATTACTGTATTATTGACCGGGACAGTCGGAGCATATTTGCTGGCGATACCTTTGGTATTTCCTACCGGGATTTCGATACGCTGGCGGGAGCGTTTATTTTTCCCGCCACTACGCCCATTCATTTTGACCCGGACGCGGCCCATGCTTCTATTGAACGTCTCATGGGATATGAACCAGAAGGGATTTACTTGACTCATTACAGTCAGGTTACCGATCTTCAGAGACTAGCTAAAGATTTACATCGGGATCTTGATGCTTTCGTTGCTTTGGCGAAGGATTGTAAAGGGGAGGAAGATCCGTTAGAGGCCATTAAGCGTAGGCTACGTGCTTACCTATGGACTCGCCTGGATGCCCACGGATTTCCCCAGGATGACCGCCGTCGCGACACCCTACTGGGAATGGATATCAACCTAAATGCCCAGGGGCTGGCCGTTTGGCTGGATCGGCAAGGAAGCTGA
- a CDS encoding tetratricopeptide repeat protein — MDKTPGIYCQVKTGPWLFIGAILLLGFFQVVQADVDAGREAYKNQDYELALREFMPLAEQGDENAQFYMGLMYANGYGLPKDAEAAEKWFEKFSKHLDVSAKFNLGIMYYQGKSVPQDIEKAIAWFKKAATEGDAEAQFNLGFIYDNGNDIPQDREEALKWYREAANQGIVEAQNNLGVMYSEGQGIAKDYVQAYFWFNVAAKQGDKNAAKIRDTLAKDMNTSQMAEAIRLTHEWQLASGH, encoded by the coding sequence ATGGATAAAACCCCTGGAATCTATTGCCAAGTCAAAACCGGTCCATGGCTCTTCATAGGAGCGATATTGCTTTTGGGCTTCTTTCAAGTCGTCCAAGCAGATGTGGATGCCGGAAGGGAAGCCTATAAGAACCAAGACTATGAACTCGCGCTTAGGGAATTTATGCCCCTTGCTGAACAAGGCGATGAAAATGCACAGTTCTATATGGGTTTGATGTACGCCAATGGCTATGGTTTACCCAAGGATGCGGAAGCAGCTGAAAAATGGTTTGAGAAGTTTAGTAAACATCTTGACGTGAGTGCCAAATTCAATCTGGGCATTATGTACTATCAAGGCAAGTCGGTACCCCAAGACATTGAAAAAGCTATTGCTTGGTTTAAAAAAGCGGCGACAGAGGGAGATGCCGAGGCCCAGTTTAATTTGGGTTTTATCTATGATAATGGGAATGACATTCCCCAGGACAGGGAGGAGGCGCTTAAATGGTACCGGGAAGCAGCTAATCAGGGAATTGTGGAAGCGCAGAATAATCTGGGGGTAATGTATAGCGAAGGCCAGGGAATAGCAAAGGATTATGTACAAGCTTACTTTTGGTTTAACGTGGCGGCAAAACAAGGAGATAAAAATGCAGCGAAAATCAGGGATACCCTTGCTAAGGATATGAATACCTCGCAAATGGCAGAGGCTATAAGGCTTACCCACGAATGGCAATTGGCCTCAGGGCATTAA
- a CDS encoding tRNA(Met) cytidine acetyltransferase TmcA: MVAAAKASYQRRALVFSGDQNWCLQAAQASLEGALLERVPWISASAPENAWKLEAAKAHQFLGQEVDALVFNAHSGFDLDAFGIITGAIRGGGLLFLLTPPLAAWPAFPDPEHARIVTFPYRMTDVTGRFIERLVRLIRKAEGMVLVEQAKAFPKVQQVTSANTGINDKSMADKGGDGECRTADQRRAVEAIVKVMTGQRRRPVVLTSDRGRGKSAALGIGAARLLRRGIKRIIVTGPRLDTVTSLFQHAQRLLPQASVSRTVLTLHGARLEFAAPDALIRAPQPADLLLVDEAAALSAPLLEQLLQHYPRIAFATTMHGYEGTGRGFALRFHKVLDERTRGWRALRLETPIRWGSGDPLEHFVFQALLLNAKAAPAAAVALARPENTLVEQLDREVLVKDEATLSQLFGLLVLAHYQTRPYDLRHLLDGPNLLVYAMRYRGHVVATALLALEGGFDEETARGVWEGRIRPHGHLLPESLAAHMGLVQAPRLRCARIMRIAVHPAVQSQGLGSQLVGALIKELKTKELDYLGSSFGVTEELLRFWERLDFLPVRLSVKRGATSGAHSVLVLYPLLNSGQALVKVAHHRFQAHLPHQLSDPLRELEPRLAACFLRCGGRTSSLPLDRQDWCDVLAFAFGWRVYEVCIAPIWKLVCGALAVPESERLLGEEERNALIVKVLQKRSWGEAAAVLELSGRAQVIEALRRALRPLVLHFGNETVRREAERLGGC; encoded by the coding sequence TTGGTAGCTGCGGCTAAGGCGAGTTACCAGCGGCGGGCTTTAGTGTTTTCGGGAGATCAAAATTGGTGCCTGCAAGCCGCCCAAGCAAGTTTGGAAGGTGCTTTGTTGGAGCGGGTTCCGTGGATTTCTGCTTCTGCCCCTGAAAACGCATGGAAGTTGGAGGCAGCTAAAGCGCATCAGTTTCTGGGGCAAGAAGTGGATGCCCTCGTATTTAATGCTCACAGCGGTTTTGATTTGGATGCCTTTGGCATTATCACCGGCGCTATCCGGGGCGGCGGGCTCCTATTTTTGCTCACTCCGCCCCTGGCGGCATGGCCCGCTTTTCCTGATCCCGAGCATGCCCGTATTGTGACGTTTCCCTATCGAATGACCGATGTTACCGGCCGTTTTATTGAACGACTGGTACGGCTCATCCGCAAAGCGGAAGGGATGGTGCTTGTAGAGCAAGCAAAAGCGTTCCCTAAAGTCCAGCAAGTTACTTCAGCTAATACCGGAATTAACGATAAATCCATGGCTGATAAAGGAGGGGATGGGGAATGTCGCACGGCGGATCAGCGCCGAGCAGTGGAGGCTATCGTAAAAGTGATGACGGGACAGCGGCGGCGGCCCGTGGTGTTAACCTCGGACCGTGGCCGAGGCAAGTCAGCGGCCTTGGGAATTGGAGCAGCGCGGTTGTTGCGGCGGGGAATCAAGCGTATCATCGTAACAGGGCCGCGGCTGGATACGGTGACGTCCTTGTTCCAGCATGCCCAACGCCTATTGCCCCAAGCCAGTGTTTCCAGAACGGTGCTGACTCTCCATGGGGCGCGTCTGGAATTTGCCGCCCCCGATGCGCTTATTCGCGCTCCCCAGCCTGCGGACCTATTGTTGGTGGATGAGGCGGCTGCTCTTTCCGCTCCCTTGCTGGAACAGTTGCTCCAGCATTACCCGCGTATTGCGTTTGCCACCACTATGCATGGTTATGAAGGGACCGGGCGGGGATTTGCCCTTCGCTTCCATAAGGTGTTGGACGAACGGACCCGCGGATGGAGGGCATTGCGGTTAGAGACTCCTATCCGTTGGGGAAGCGGCGATCCCCTGGAGCATTTCGTCTTTCAAGCGCTGCTGCTAAATGCCAAGGCCGCGCCTGCTGCGGCGGTTGCGCTGGCGCGTCCTGAAAATACTTTGGTGGAACAACTGGACCGGGAAGTCCTGGTGAAGGATGAGGCTACCCTTTCCCAACTTTTCGGTTTACTGGTGCTAGCCCATTATCAGACCCGGCCTTACGACCTTCGCCATTTGCTTGATGGCCCTAATCTGCTGGTGTACGCAATGCGCTATCGGGGACATGTAGTGGCCACGGCCCTGCTGGCTTTGGAGGGAGGATTTGATGAGGAAACAGCAAGAGGGGTATGGGAAGGGCGTATCCGCCCCCATGGGCATTTGCTTCCGGAATCCTTGGCGGCCCACATGGGATTAGTGCAAGCGCCCAGGTTGCGGTGTGCCCGGATAATGCGTATTGCCGTCCATCCCGCTGTACAAAGCCAAGGCTTAGGGAGCCAGCTGGTGGGGGCGCTTATTAAGGAGTTAAAAACTAAAGAGCTCGATTATTTAGGAAGTAGTTTTGGCGTTACCGAGGAGTTACTGCGTTTTTGGGAACGGCTGGATTTTCTGCCAGTACGCCTCAGTGTAAAACGGGGTGCTACCAGTGGCGCCCACTCCGTTCTTGTTCTTTATCCGTTGTTAAATTCGGGTCAGGCGTTAGTGAAAGTAGCCCATCATCGCTTCCAGGCGCATCTGCCCCACCAGCTTTCAGATCCCCTCCGGGAGCTAGAACCCCGCCTTGCGGCTTGCTTTCTGCGCTGCGGGGGCCGGACCAGTTCACTACCCTTGGATCGCCAGGACTGGTGTGATGTGCTGGCTTTTGCCTTTGGCTGGCGTGTGTATGAGGTGTGTATTGCGCCTATTTGGAAGTTGGTTTGCGGGGCACTTGCGGTCCCTGAGAGCGAAAGGCTTTTGGGGGAGGAGGAGAGGAATGCGTTAATTGTCAAAGTACTCCAGAAAAGGAGTTGGGGAGAAGCGGCCGCAGTCCTAGAGCTTTCAGGCCGAGCCCAGGTGATTGAAGCCTTGCGCCGGGCCCTGCGCCCCCTAGTGCTGCACTTTGGCAATGAGACTGTACGTCGTGAGGCTGAACGGTTAGGGGGGTGTTAG
- a CDS encoding aconitate hydratase: protein MAQNVTQKLITDHLISGEMEAGTEIALRIDQTLTQDATGTLVMLEFEAMGIPQVKTECSVQYVDHNLIQEDFKNPDDHLFLRSACKKFGLWYSRPGNGVSHPVHMERFGIPGKTLLGSDSHTPAAGSLGMLAIGAGGLEVAMAMAGEPLYTKMPKVWGVKLTGQLPPWVSAKDVILEMLRRHDVNGGVGKIIEYYGPGLANLTAMDRHVIANMGAELGATTTVFPADGAVKAFLETQQRGDAWRELLADQDAKYDEYEEINLSELEPLIALPSSPGKVVPVREVAGREIYQTYIGSSANPGLRDFAIGALIVDGKQVHDRVSFDINPTSRQILENLISLGLLEKLIRAGARLHQAGCNGCIGMGQAPATGRISLRTVPRNFPGRSGTKEDQVYLCSPETAAASALTGKIADPRTLDMDYPHFQEPKSILINTSMLSPPAKKEEEIALEKGPNIKPLPPFEPLPDNFEGPVLLKVGDDISTDGIMPAGARVLPYRSNIPEISKFVFEPIDETYYQRAMDHQQQGSLIVGGENYGQGSSREHAALAPRYLGLKAVLAKSFARIHWQNLVNFGILPLTFVKLDDWERIEQDEVLYLADVRNAIQKGKKLTVHNKTKQEDYELEHSLSPRQVEMILEGSLINVIRKKQ from the coding sequence ATGGCTCAAAACGTCACCCAAAAACTGATTACAGATCACCTAATTTCCGGTGAGATGGAAGCCGGTACGGAAATCGCTTTGCGTATCGATCAAACCTTAACTCAGGATGCCACTGGCACTCTCGTGATGCTGGAATTCGAGGCCATGGGAATTCCCCAGGTCAAAACCGAATGCTCTGTTCAATACGTTGACCATAACCTTATTCAGGAAGACTTTAAAAATCCGGATGACCATCTGTTCCTACGCAGCGCCTGCAAAAAATTCGGCCTCTGGTACAGTCGCCCAGGCAATGGGGTCAGCCATCCCGTGCATATGGAGCGCTTTGGCATTCCAGGCAAAACCTTGTTAGGCTCGGATAGCCATACGCCCGCTGCGGGCTCGCTAGGAATGCTGGCCATAGGCGCTGGCGGGTTGGAAGTAGCCATGGCCATGGCGGGCGAGCCACTTTACACTAAAATGCCCAAAGTGTGGGGTGTCAAACTGACAGGCCAACTTCCCCCTTGGGTGAGTGCCAAGGACGTTATTTTAGAGATGCTGCGCCGGCACGACGTGAATGGAGGCGTAGGCAAAATTATTGAATACTATGGACCGGGCCTGGCGAATCTGACCGCCATGGACCGACACGTTATCGCCAATATGGGGGCTGAACTGGGCGCGACGACCACCGTCTTTCCCGCCGATGGCGCAGTAAAAGCGTTTCTTGAGACTCAACAGCGGGGAGATGCCTGGAGAGAACTGCTGGCGGATCAGGACGCCAAATACGATGAGTATGAAGAAATCAACCTATCCGAACTGGAACCCCTCATTGCCCTTCCCAGCAGTCCGGGCAAGGTAGTGCCTGTACGGGAAGTGGCTGGCCGGGAAATTTACCAGACTTATATCGGCTCATCCGCTAATCCTGGCCTGCGGGACTTCGCCATAGGCGCATTGATCGTCGATGGCAAGCAAGTCCATGATCGGGTGTCCTTCGATATTAACCCTACCTCGCGGCAAATCCTGGAAAACTTGATCTCTCTAGGACTACTGGAAAAGCTCATCCGGGCCGGGGCGCGCCTGCATCAAGCCGGCTGCAATGGCTGTATTGGCATGGGGCAAGCGCCGGCCACCGGGCGCATCAGCCTGCGCACCGTCCCCCGAAATTTCCCAGGGCGCTCGGGCACCAAGGAAGACCAAGTCTATCTATGCAGCCCGGAGACGGCCGCAGCTTCGGCCTTAACCGGGAAAATTGCCGATCCGCGCACCCTAGACATGGACTATCCCCACTTCCAGGAACCGAAATCCATTCTCATCAACACCAGCATGCTTTCTCCCCCGGCTAAAAAGGAAGAAGAGATCGCACTGGAGAAAGGGCCTAACATCAAGCCTCTGCCCCCTTTCGAGCCGCTCCCCGATAATTTTGAGGGACCGGTGCTGTTAAAGGTGGGCGACGATATTTCCACGGATGGAATTATGCCCGCTGGGGCCAGGGTGCTGCCTTACCGCAGTAATATCCCGGAGATCAGCAAATTCGTCTTTGAGCCTATCGACGAAACTTACTACCAGCGAGCCATGGACCACCAACAACAAGGCTCCTTGATAGTAGGAGGAGAGAATTACGGTCAAGGATCAAGTCGGGAACATGCTGCCCTGGCCCCACGCTACCTGGGCCTAAAGGCGGTCCTTGCCAAAAGTTTTGCCCGGATTCACTGGCAGAATTTGGTCAACTTCGGTATCTTGCCCTTAACCTTTGTCAAGCTGGATGACTGGGAACGCATTGAGCAGGACGAGGTGCTCTACCTTGCCGATGTTCGCAACGCCATCCAAAAGGGAAAGAAACTCACGGTCCACAATAAAACCAAACAAGAGGATTACGAACTGGAACACTCGCTCAGTCCCCGGCAGGTGGAGATGATCCTAGAAGGCAGCCTTATTAATGTGATCCGCAAAAAGCAGTGA
- a CDS encoding ATPase AAA codes for MDEYRVLKTVNFDWTMQLQSVWRNSPLHVPGLHENVRAELMETLKERMGNQDQNPLGQIITGPAGAGKTHLLSAMRQEVAALPAWFVLVDMTDIKDFWETVLLGYLNSLQQAALGKQPQFRSLLKHLLNPDSKPQNSFSTFYRTPSQPKKSLLQWLIAPLAGKKTRCQEAAPATPRQIAEYGDKELVQVIRQTINRLSTQYPEEIRAHQDALRALILLNSNDLERANVGYSWLQGMPIDETDRHLFGFLWPQRQPSEIVKSLSWLMSRYAPTLLAFDQLDAIMSQYHITASAGEGEQITGEQRASQAIIEGVADGFMAVRDTVYRTATVLACLEASWEILRKGSLSSATDRFASPQPLPPINNATLAEEIITLRLAHAYRTHGFTPPYPSWPFQPEFFTSAATLLPRELLKRCEEHRLQCLSKGKGKVMELACIEAPPESTETLATARPDPDPDPDLELDQSYQEFCRQAPIQALLSEEAEDEVLGALIPTLCRCLLREAPPPENRQGVVDTEFPGDKNYRALHARLRIIDSSQENREQHYCFRALQKTHATAYQNRLNGALTASGIDPRLPFRRLIIVRTTPLPLGKVTREITDKFLQAKGKFAAPNEQDLRTMWALHKLEQQNLPGFEAWLRQRRPATQLQWLQETEITECLVADAFPLKNNPPLDTKESTDIWTNLPALKRYNYKTTAPLYPSALPVGQTLSNPAEKMTIPLPLLAQYTGVLAGSGSGKTVLLKRWVEEAALLGIPSIVIDRTHTLASLGKQWPIPPAIWTSEDQEKAERYHANTEVIIWTPGQTDGNPLPLEPLPDLASLLEQSEKFQQALEMAQSTLKEIVAPGKSAHSEYKMDVLTAALKLFAIQKGKTLPDLIAILSHLPAEISTSISSATRLGSEMAQRLQAEIQNNRLFYPETPFLDPGCLFKGTSANRTRISIINLAGLPDLKTQQQFLNQLAITLLGWIKQHSASPSMPVQGFLILDEAEDFIPADTSTPCKDNLLKLADYAPTGGLGLVFSTQNPKNIASPIVSDCFTQFFGKASAPATIEAIREQFKMRGDKEDDIPTLEAGHFYLHTEGMPAPVKVAVPWCLSYHPPHPPGKDEVLKRAAASRLHAKDP; via the coding sequence ATGGACGAATATAGAGTACTGAAAACCGTTAATTTTGACTGGACCATGCAATTACAAAGCGTGTGGCGCAACTCGCCGCTACACGTACCGGGACTCCATGAAAACGTGCGGGCTGAGCTTATGGAAACCTTGAAAGAAAGGATGGGAAACCAGGATCAAAATCCCCTCGGACAAATCATTACTGGCCCAGCAGGCGCTGGAAAAACTCATCTCCTTAGCGCTATGCGCCAGGAAGTTGCCGCCCTCCCAGCCTGGTTTGTATTGGTGGATATGACCGATATCAAGGATTTCTGGGAAACAGTGCTACTGGGTTATCTCAACTCCCTGCAACAGGCGGCTTTAGGCAAACAACCCCAGTTCCGCAGTCTTCTGAAACATCTCCTGAATCCAGATAGTAAGCCTCAAAATTCTTTTTCCACCTTTTATCGAACTCCGTCTCAGCCGAAAAAATCCCTGCTCCAATGGCTGATAGCGCCATTAGCAGGCAAAAAAACCCGGTGCCAGGAAGCTGCGCCTGCTACGCCCCGGCAAATAGCGGAATATGGGGACAAGGAACTCGTCCAAGTCATCAGGCAGACTATCAACCGCCTGAGCACGCAGTATCCGGAGGAGATTCGAGCCCATCAAGATGCTCTCCGCGCCTTGATATTGCTCAATTCCAACGATCTCGAGCGCGCCAACGTGGGTTACAGTTGGCTCCAAGGCATGCCTATTGATGAGACCGATCGGCATCTGTTTGGCTTTTTATGGCCCCAGCGGCAACCTTCTGAAATCGTAAAGTCCTTGTCTTGGCTAATGAGCCGCTATGCCCCTACCTTGCTGGCTTTTGATCAACTAGATGCCATTATGAGCCAATACCATATCACTGCCAGCGCTGGCGAGGGGGAGCAGATAACCGGGGAGCAGCGCGCTTCCCAAGCCATCATCGAAGGCGTTGCGGACGGCTTTATGGCTGTCCGGGATACGGTCTATCGCACCGCTACCGTTTTAGCCTGCCTGGAAGCAAGTTGGGAAATATTGCGAAAGGGAAGTCTGAGTTCGGCAACCGATCGGTTTGCTTCCCCTCAACCCTTGCCACCCATCAATAACGCCACGCTCGCAGAGGAGATCATCACCCTTCGCCTCGCTCATGCTTACCGTACCCATGGGTTTACGCCCCCCTATCCTAGCTGGCCTTTCCAACCAGAATTCTTTACTAGCGCGGCCACGCTCCTACCCCGGGAATTGTTAAAACGGTGCGAGGAACATCGGCTTCAATGTTTAAGCAAGGGCAAGGGCAAGGTCATGGAGCTAGCCTGCATCGAAGCGCCACCGGAATCCACCGAGACCTTAGCTACCGCCCGCCCAGACCCAGACCCAGACCCAGACCTCGAGCTTGACCAGTCTTACCAGGAATTCTGCCGCCAGGCCCCCATACAGGCACTGTTATCCGAGGAAGCAGAAGATGAAGTACTGGGAGCGCTGATACCCACTCTGTGCCGCTGCCTCCTGCGGGAAGCCCCACCGCCGGAAAACAGGCAGGGAGTGGTCGATACCGAATTCCCAGGCGACAAAAACTACCGCGCTCTTCATGCCCGGCTCCGGATCATCGACTCCAGCCAAGAGAATCGAGAGCAACATTACTGTTTTCGTGCTTTGCAAAAAACCCACGCTACCGCCTATCAAAACCGCCTTAATGGAGCCCTTACTGCTTCCGGGATTGATCCCAGGCTGCCTTTCAGAAGGCTTATCATCGTCCGCACCACCCCTCTGCCCTTGGGCAAGGTTACCCGGGAAATTACTGACAAATTTCTCCAGGCAAAGGGTAAATTCGCCGCGCCTAACGAACAAGATCTAAGAACCATGTGGGCGCTCCATAAACTTGAGCAACAAAACTTGCCTGGCTTTGAAGCATGGCTTCGCCAGCGCCGCCCCGCAACTCAACTCCAATGGCTCCAGGAAACAGAAATTACCGAATGCCTTGTTGCTGATGCATTCCCTCTGAAAAATAACCCGCCTTTAGACACCAAAGAGAGCACGGATATCTGGACCAATCTCCCGGCCCTAAAGCGGTACAATTACAAAACCACCGCGCCCTTGTACCCGTCGGCCCTGCCGGTGGGGCAAACGCTATCGAACCCTGCCGAAAAGATGACTATCCCCTTGCCCCTGCTCGCACAATATACTGGAGTATTGGCGGGGAGTGGCTCAGGCAAGACAGTGCTCTTGAAAAGGTGGGTAGAAGAAGCCGCGTTGCTAGGCATCCCCTCCATCGTAATAGACCGTACTCATACCCTAGCATCCCTAGGAAAACAGTGGCCCATCCCCCCCGCCATCTGGACTTCGGAGGATCAGGAAAAGGCGGAACGTTATCATGCCAACACCGAGGTGATTATCTGGACTCCTGGACAAACAGATGGTAACCCCTTGCCGTTGGAGCCATTACCCGATCTCGCTTCGCTCCTGGAGCAGTCGGAAAAATTCCAGCAAGCTCTTGAGATGGCCCAGTCCACCTTGAAAGAAATCGTAGCCCCCGGAAAATCCGCCCATTCAGAGTATAAAATGGACGTTCTCACTGCAGCGCTAAAACTCTTTGCTATCCAAAAGGGGAAAACCCTGCCGGATCTTATCGCCATTCTCTCCCACCTACCGGCGGAAATCAGTACCAGTATCTCCAGCGCCACTCGCCTGGGGAGCGAAATGGCCCAGCGTCTGCAAGCGGAGATACAAAACAATCGCTTGTTCTATCCGGAAACCCCTTTCCTCGATCCTGGCTGCCTCTTTAAAGGAACTTCAGCAAACAGGACCAGGATATCCATCATCAACCTGGCCGGTTTACCTGACCTTAAAACCCAGCAGCAGTTTCTTAATCAGTTAGCCATAACCCTGCTAGGCTGGATAAAACAGCATTCCGCCTCTCCTTCCATGCCAGTACAGGGTTTTTTGATACTGGACGAGGCCGAGGATTTTATCCCTGCCGATACCTCCACGCCCTGCAAAGACAACTTGCTAAAACTGGCGGACTACGCCCCTACCGGCGGTCTCGGCTTAGTTTTCTCTACCCAGAACCCTAAAAATATCGCTTCCCCTATCGTTTCTGACTGTTTCACTCAATTTTTTGGAAAAGCCAGCGCACCGGCTACCATCGAAGCCATACGGGAGCAATTCAAAATGCGTGGCGACAAGGAGGACGACATCCCTACCCTAGAAGCCGGTCATTTTTATCTCCATACAGAAGGAATGCCCGCCCCGGTAAAAGTGGCGGTACCCTGGTGCCTCTCTTATCACCCCCCTCACCCTCCGGGGAAGGACGAAGTCCTAAAACGGGCCGCCGCCTCCCGCCTCCACGCCAAAGACCCATAA
- a CDS encoding TRL-like family protein, whose translation MKRIFASGIIAASIVLGGCATSRPIGGLYTELDLPVTATSNVTATKKGTAKCQSVLSLVATGDCSIETAKANGGIKEVTHVDWHARNILGIIGNYTLTVYGN comes from the coding sequence ATGAAAAGAATATTTGCTAGTGGAATTATTGCGGCTTCCATCGTTCTTGGTGGGTGCGCAACTTCTAGGCCAATCGGTGGACTGTACACAGAATTGGATCTTCCCGTAACTGCCACCTCCAACGTCACTGCCACTAAAAAGGGTACTGCCAAGTGTCAGAGTGTTCTGTCACTCGTAGCGACTGGCGATTGCAGTATTGAAACAGCTAAAGCCAATGGGGGTATTAAAGAGGTTACCCATGTTGACTGGCATGCACGCAACATCCTCGGCATCATCGGCAACTATACCTTGACGGTGTACGGCAACTAA
- a CDS encoding alanine/glycine:cation symporter family protein: protein MQQLECWFTAFAAFMWGMPLVLLLVGGGTFLVFYSRCLPYLHFRHSIGILLGRYDDPDETGEIPHFQALTTALSGTLGLGNLAGVAVAITMGGPGAIFWMWVTAVVGVATKFYTCTLAIMYRGRDSRGAWQGGPMYVIREGLGRRWLPLAGLFAVAGMVGTLPVFQANQLVQITRDLFAIPLGWARADEHLGYDVLTGVLLAAATLVIILGNIQRIGKVTAALVPGMVLFYLLLTLVILVQHGAQIPGALALIFSDAFSGHAVAGGALGTVILMGVRRGAFSNEAGIGTEVMAHGAAKTSEPVREGLVAMLGPVIDTLLVCTCTALVILITGVWQGETTGVTLTAEAFEDALPGAGGYLLTLLVIFLSLSTIITFWYYGAKCLGFLIGAEYQHHYVWIYGVLIVAGSVVSLETIIGLVDGMYAMMAIPTMAATLLLAPKVNAAARRYFNDYSAGRH from the coding sequence ATGCAACAATTGGAATGCTGGTTCACTGCCTTCGCCGCCTTCATGTGGGGCATGCCTCTGGTCCTATTGCTGGTTGGCGGGGGTACCTTTCTCGTTTTCTACTCGCGCTGTCTGCCCTATCTGCATTTTCGCCACAGTATCGGTATTCTTCTGGGCAGGTACGACGACCCGGATGAGACCGGCGAGATCCCCCACTTTCAGGCATTGACAACGGCACTGTCCGGCACCCTCGGTTTAGGTAACCTTGCGGGTGTGGCGGTAGCCATTACCATGGGAGGGCCTGGCGCTATCTTCTGGATGTGGGTGACGGCGGTAGTCGGCGTTGCCACAAAATTTTATACTTGCACCCTAGCGATTATGTACCGTGGCCGTGACAGCCGCGGTGCATGGCAGGGTGGCCCGATGTACGTGATCCGTGAAGGACTGGGCCGTCGCTGGCTACCCCTCGCGGGTCTCTTTGCGGTTGCCGGGATGGTGGGCACACTGCCTGTCTTTCAAGCCAACCAGCTTGTGCAAATCACCCGGGACCTCTTCGCCATCCCTTTGGGTTGGGCGCGTGCCGATGAGCACCTTGGTTATGATGTGCTCACGGGTGTCCTTCTTGCTGCCGCAACGCTGGTCATTATCCTGGGTAATATCCAGCGCATTGGCAAGGTCACTGCGGCCCTAGTCCCGGGCATGGTGCTATTCTATTTGCTACTGACCCTTGTGATTCTTGTGCAACACGGGGCGCAGATACCCGGTGCCTTAGCGCTAATTTTTTCGGATGCGTTCAGCGGGCATGCTGTTGCCGGCGGCGCCCTGGGCACGGTGATTCTCATGGGAGTCCGCCGTGGTGCCTTTTCTAACGAGGCGGGTATCGGTACTGAGGTCATGGCTCACGGGGCGGCCAAAACCAGCGAGCCAGTGCGCGAGGGGCTGGTGGCTATGCTCGGTCCAGTCATCGATACCCTGCTGGTATGTACTTGCACTGCCCTGGTGATCCTTATTACAGGCGTCTGGCAGGGCGAGACCACGGGTGTGACGCTGACTGCCGAAGCCTTTGAGGATGCTTTGCCCGGTGCGGGGGGCTACCTGCTGACGTTGCTGGTTATCTTTCTCAGCTTGAGCACTATCATTACTTTTTGGTACTACGGTGCTAAGTGCCTCGGCTTTCTCATTGGCGCCGAGTATCAGCACCATTATGTCTGGATCTACGGCGTACTTATTGTAGCTGGATCTGTGGTCTCGCTGGAAACCATCATCGGCTTGGTCGACGGCATGTACGCTATGATGGCTATTCCCACCATGGCTGCCACACTGCTGCTGGCTCCAAAAGTAAACGCCGCGGCACGGCGTTACTTTAACGATTATTCCGCTGGTCGGCACTGA